From a single Hippoglossus stenolepis isolate QCI-W04-F060 chromosome 2, HSTE1.2, whole genome shotgun sequence genomic region:
- the pi4k2b gene encoding phosphatidylinositol 4-kinase type 2-beta yields the protein MMSECDPTETESSGLDAGEAAVSLPESNFLSSDSPGVLFDRSREGLGLALNPGVAVRMSDSCESVLTELETDGSGEEALLLPCLAGGSSSPRGEREKRSRRNRHSSSSDKDTLASPGTGNGDFNHFPEDPEFADIVQRAEQAIESGVFPERISQGSSGSYFVKDPKGKIIGVFKPKSEEPYGHLNPKWTKYFHKLCCPCCFGRGCLLPNQGYLSEAAASLVDTKLGLGVVPKTKVVYLASETFHYSAIDRAKSRGKKYALEMVPKVGRHFHRVGLPPKVGSFQLFVEGYRGADHWVRRFDAEPLPENIRKQLQSQFERLVVLDYVIRNTDRGDENWLIKYEKSGEGQKDAELPETESCPDSCIKIAAIDNGLAFPFKHPDQWRAYPFQWALLPQARVAFSQETRELVLSRLSDMNFVQDLCEDLYEMFMTDKGFDKPMFERQMSVMRGQVLNLTQALKDGKSPSQLVKMPPVVVERRHSSGQGRIATLGSAFTQTFHCKRPFFSSW from the exons ATGATGTCCGAATGCGACCCgacagagacggagagcagCGGGCTGGACGCCGGGGAGGCAGCGGTGTCACTGCCGGAGTCCAACTTTCTCTCCTCGGACTCTCCTGGGGTTTTGTTTGACAGGAGCCGGGAGGGCTTGGGACTCGCGCTGAACCCCGGGGTCGCCGTTCGTATGTCGGACTCGTGTGAAAGCGTCCTGACCGAGCTGGAGACGGACGGCTCCGGAGAAGaggcgctgctgctgccgtgctTAGCGGGAGGCTCGTCGTCTCCGCGGGGTGAGAGGGAGAAGCGCAGCAGGCGGAACAGGCACAGCTCCTCGTCGGATAAAGACACCTTGGCCTCGCCAG GTACCGGCAACGGGGACTTCAACCATTTCCCAGAAGATCCAGAGTTTGCAGATATTGTCCAAAGGGCAGAACAAGCGATCGAGAGTGGCGTCTTCCCAGAGAGAATTTCACAGGGATCCAGTGGGAGCTACTTTGTCAAAGACCCAAAAGGG AAAATCATTGGTGTTTTCAAACCAAAGTCAGAGGAACCTTACGGTCACCTGAACCCCAAATGGACCAAATATTTTCACAAG CTGTGCTGTCCATGTTGTTTTGGACGAGGCTGCTTGTTACCTAACCAGGGTTACCTCTCAGAAGCTGCCGCCTCACTTGTTGATACCAAGCTCGGCCTGGGAGTGGTGCCAAAAACCAAG gtgGTATACCTGGCTAGCGAGACATTCCATTACAGCGCCATCGACAGGGCGAAGTCCAGGGGGAAGAAGTACGCCTTAGAGATGGTCCCTAAGGTGGGGCGACACTTCCACAGAGTGGGACTGCCACCCAAG gtgggCTCCTTTCAGCTGTTTGTGGAGGGTTACCGTGGAGCAGACCACTGGGTGCGGCGCTTTGATGCAGAGCCGCTGCCGGAGAACatcaggaagcagctgcagtcacagTTTGAGCGGCTGGTGGTTTTGGACTACGTCATCAGGAACACAG ATCGAGGGGACGAAAACTGGTTGATCAAGTATGAGAAGTCTGGAGAAGGACAAAAG GATGCAGAGTtgccagagacagagagctgtCCAGATTCTTGCATCAAGATCGCAGCGATTGACAACGGCCTGGCCTTCCCCTTTAAGCACCCAGACCAATGGCGAGCCT ACCCATTTCAGTGGGCGCTCCTCCCCCAGGCGAGGGTTGCCTTCTCTCAGGAGACCAGAGAACTGGTGCTGTCCCGCCTCTCTGATATGAACTTTGTCCAGGACCTCTGTGAGGACCTCTATGAGATGTTCATG aCGGATAAAGGCTTTGACAAACCCATGTTTGAGAGACAGATGTCTGTGATGAGGGGACAG GTGTTGAACCTGACTCAGGCACTGAAGGACGGGAAGAGTCCCAGCCAGCTGGTGAAGATGCCGCCCGTGGTGGTGGAGCGCAGACATTCAAGTGGCCAGGGGCGTATTGCAACACTGGGCAGCGCCTTCACGCAAACCTTCCACTGCAAGCGgccatttttctcctcttggTAG